A window of the Helianthus annuus cultivar XRQ/B chromosome 4, HanXRQr2.0-SUNRISE, whole genome shotgun sequence genome harbors these coding sequences:
- the LOC110936257 gene encoding cytochrome b5, which produces MASLQKTFVFDEVAKHNKIDDCWIIISGKVYNVTPFMDDHPGGGEVMRKATGKDATVDYGDVGHSAAANEMMGKYYIGEFDQSTIPAKRSYISSTTDKINNLKSPKFFIKVLLVGIMAAALRVLLVSF; this is translated from the exons ATGGCGTCACTTCAGAAAACTTTTGTGTTTGATGAAGTCGCTAAGCATAATAAGATTGATGACTGCTGGATTATCATATCCGGAAAG GTCTATAATGTTACCCCATTTATGGATGATCATCCCGGAGGTGGTGAAGTTATGCGGAAAGCAACAG GCAAAGACGCGACAGTCGATTATGGTGATGTTGGACACAGCGCTGCAGCTAACGAAATGATGGGAAAATATTATATTGGCGAGTTTGACCAATCAACTATTCCCGCGAAAAGATCATACATCTCATCTACTACCGATAAGATTAACAATTTAAAGTCTCCAAAGTTCTTCATCAAGGTACTACTTGTTGGAATCATGGCTGCCGCATTGAGAGTATTGTTAGTCTCATTCTAA